Part of the Gracilimonas sp. genome is shown below.
CCCAGCCCGACCTTCAATCCCTTCAGCAGGAATGGGTAGATGCAATCAAAATGGGCGACTCAACAGCCGGCTTTTATTGGGATGACCGGAGTCTTATCTATTCAAAAATAAAGACTGCTGATGCGGAAAGCATAATTCAAGTCTTGAAAAAGGAAGAGATTCAAAACCTTCAGGGATATTTTCCCATTCAAAGCTTTCAACATGATAAATCCAGATATATAACCGTTGGCAAGCTCTTCACCTCAGCGGATTCTTTAATGCTGCTAACCGGCTGGCGCGAAGTGGAGGGAAGCTGGCTAAAGGAAATTGATGTTATTCTGACTTTAGAAAGTGAAACTACTCAGATTAGCTCTGTATCAGACCGGTTATTTGACCAGGAACGTAAGAAATGGGTCGAACTTGCAAACAAGCACAATCCGGAAGCTCACATCAAAGTCAGCTATACCGAAGACGCTACCTATTTTGGGAACGGGCAAAAATCAGAAGGACGCCAGGAAATTGCCGAGCGATATTCCTACATGGAGAACCCAAATTACCAGGTGGATCTTGAAAAGGAACGGTTTTGGAGAATCTCTGAAGGCAACGTGCTCGAAATTGGCCGGTATTTTACCGGTGCTGAACGCAGAGGAAATGGCGGATTATATATGATTTTATGGGAGAAACAGGAATCCGGGGAATGGCAGATTGAGCTGGACTTTAATTTTTAACTCTGAAGCTATCCGGCCTCGGTATATTTTTTAAAGTTATTCAGAATAGATTGCCAGCCCTCCTTTTGCATATCAACAGGAAGTTCGGTTTCAGCCTCAAAAACCGTCGTTATTTTCGTTTTGCCTTCTTCCTGGTCAAAGTCGGTGACTACTTTTCGGCCATCTCCAAGCGTATAGCTGATTTTCTTTTGGTCGATCACTTCATCATAAACTCCTTCAAAGTCAAAGCCAATGGTACCATCTTTAGATTCCATCCTGGCGTTATACGTACCGCCGGGGCGCAAATCGTTCTCAGCGCTTGGACAGTGCCAGTCATCAGAAGCGAAGTTCCAGTTCATGATGTGTTCCGGTAACGTCCAGAAGTCCCACACCTTGCGGATATCCGCATCAACCGTAGCTTTTATAGTGATTTTCATACCGCTCTCCTTTAGCATTCAAACATCATTGTTTGAATTTAATTGGCACTTTTAGCCTAATAAAGAAAATTAACCGGTCATTCGGAACAGTTTTGTGTTAAAAAAGCTGAATAAAAAAAGTCCTGTGCGCTAACACAGGACTGATTCACCAAACTATCTCAAACTAGTTTTTCAGAAGCTATTCAACATGGTTTCGGCGTCGGTTCCGAAGTCAATAAGTTCCAGTGAGGAAATCACTTCTTCACCTTCCATCGTTGACGATTTTACCACTCCAC
Proteins encoded:
- a CDS encoding SRPBCC family protein, coding for MKITIKATVDADIRKVWDFWTLPEHIMNWNFASDDWHCPSAENDLRPGGTYNARMESKDGTIGFDFEGVYDEVIDQKKISYTLGDGRKVVTDFDQEEGKTKITTVFEAETELPVDMQKEGWQSILNNFKKYTEAG